One Chlamydia ibidis 10-1398/6 genomic window, CAATCCTTAAGGAAAAGATGGGTTTACTCGCAGCTGTTTCTAGAGGTGCTTCGGTAGATCCTAGGTTTATAGTTCTCAGTTATGAGGGGAAACCCAAATCCAAAGATCGTACTGTCCTTATTGGCAAAGGCGTAACATTTGATTCTGGTGGACTAGATTTGAAACCAGGTAAGTCTATGCTTACTATGAAGGAAGATATGGCGGGTGCCGCCACTGTTTTGGGTATTTTTTCAGCTCTTGCGGCTTTGGAACTTCCAGTGAACGTTACTGGGTTGATTCCTGCTACTGAGAATTCGATTGATGCGGCATCGTATAAAATGGGAGATGTATATGTAGGAATGTCTGGTTTGTCCGTAGAAATTGGTAGTACGGATGCAGAAGGACGTCTTATTCTTGCTGATGCCATTACCTATGCGCTAAAATACTGTAAACCAACGAGAATTATTGATTTTGCGACGCTGACAGGTGCTATGGTAGTTTCCTTAGGTGACGATGTTGCAGGATTCTTTTCTAACAATGATGTATTGGCACAGGATCTTTTAGATTCTTCATTGGAAACAAGTGAAGCTTTGTGGAGAATGCCTCTTGTTGAAAAGTACGATAAAGCTTTGTGTTCGGATATCGCCGATATGAAAAATATTGGAAATAACCGTGCAGGATCAATTACAGCCGCACTTTTTTTAAGACGTTTTCTTGAAAACAAACCTGTTGCCTGGGCTCATTTAGACATTGCAGGAACGGCATATCGTGAAAAGGAAGAAGAACCATTTCCAAAATATGCTTCTGGATTTGGAGTGCGTTGTATAATTCATTATATAGAACATTTCTTGTCTAAGTAATTGTTTTATAGATGTTTTCGAGTTAATAATAGATTGAATTTTTTAAATTATTAAAAATAAATCGATTATTTTGCTAAAGTTTTCTAATTCCCTGCCGATAGATTTGGTAAGTAATTACCTGTCTAATTAGGGGAATGAAAATGTTAGGAGTACAAAAAAAGAGTAGCAGCAAGAAAACAGCTACTAAAGCTGTTCGTAAGCCTGCTAGAAAAGCTGCTTCTACACGTACTGTAAAGAAAGCTACAGCTAGAAAGACAGTTCGCAAGACAGCAGCTAAGAAAACAGTAACAGCCAAGAAAGCTGTGAGAAAGCCTGCTGTTCGTAAAGCGGCTGCCAAGAAAACAGCTGTCAGAAAAACTACAGCTAAGAAGACAGTCGCTAGAAAAGCTGCTTCTACACGTACTGTAAAGAAAGCTACAGCTAGAAAGACAGTTCGCAAGACAGCAGTTAAGAAAACAGCTACAGCCAAGAAAGCTGTTCGTAAAGCGGTTGCCAAGAAAACAGCTGTCAGAAAGACACCGGCTAAGAAGCCTGCTGCTAAAAAAGTGGCTCGCAAGAGCATAACAAGAAAAGTAGCATCCTCTTCTGCTGCTATGGCTTGTTGTCAAAAGCATCATAAACATACAGCAGCTTGTAAGCGTGTATGTGCGTCTTCTGCAAAAAGAAGGAGTGGTTCCAAGGGTCGAGTACGCACAGCTCATGGCTGGCGTCAGCAGTTAATGAAGCTTGTTGCTCGATAGACTCGAGTTTCTCCTTGAGTTTTCTGTTTGTATGCAAACGGTAAAGGTATGTGTGCCTTTACCGTTTTTTATTGCTAGATAGTCGCAATAATTCTTCAGCCGACCTGTACTATATACCTAATAAGCTAGTATAGTAATCTATTAGTTCTAGTGGCCAAGGCATCAGGTTATGCAAGAATATCTTACATGTTTCCAAGAGTTTTCCCAAATATATTTGGATAAGTCTCCCCCTCTTGTTTTAGTTGGCTCAGGGACTGAGGAAGATAGGGAGGTTATTCCTGAGCTTCTTATCTCGCAAACATATGCTAAATTTGATGGATCTGTCTTAACGATTCATGATCTCGCATTAAAAACAGAAAATTATGGCATATTTGGTAATCGAGAATATGTGGTTATTTTTCAGGTAGACAAACTATCCTCTTCTGTTAAAGATTTTCTTATTAGTTACTCTAAAAATCCTCATCCTCATGTAAAGATTCTTTTGTTTACGACGAAGTCTTCAGTGTTCCAATCTCTCGCTAAGCAATTAATGCGTGTACTTGCTCTTTCTTTATACGGAGAATGGTCATCTGATAGAGAGAAGCGCCTCTCTACTTTATTGTCTAGAAAGGCAGAATCTTTAGGAGTATTTTGTCCTTTATCTTTAGGGGCTGTATTTTTAAAAAAATTCCCCCAAGCAGCTATTCACGATATTCTTGGAGAGTTTCATAAGTTATTATGTCATATAGGAGGGAAACAAACTCTAGAATATGCAGATATAGAAAAGTTTACAGAAAAGAGAGAGCAGGTATCTCTATGGAAATTTCGAGATGCGTTGCTTAGGCGTGATTTGCTTGAGAGCCGTGATTGTTTACATGCTTTGATCCATGAACAAGGAGAAGATCCTCTTTCTCTAATAGCTTTCCTAAGAAGCCAGTGTCTTTTTGGCCTGCGTAGTCTAGAAGAAGGGCAGGAAGATAGAAAGTTTCGGAATTTTATTTCTTACGGTTCTGATAGATTGCATCAGGCACTTAGTAACCTTTTTTATGCTGAAAGTATCATTAAGAATAATCAACAAGATCCTATAATAGCTGTCGAAACACTGATCATTAGGATGACGCGATCATGACGTTGTATATTTTCCCAAACACTTTAGGCAATAGGAAGGTAGATATTCTCCCATCAGCCATTGCTGATGTGATACCTAAGATTCAAGGATTGATTGTTGAGAGTGACCGGGGAGGTAGGGCTTTCCTTAGCTTATGGAAAGTTCCTGAACCCCATAGATTTCCTCTTGCTGTTCTTAGTAAGAATGACCGATCTACGAAGGCTTGGGACTTTTATCTAGAACCTATCGTAAAAAAACAAGAAAACTGGGGATTAATTTCTGATGCTGGGCTGCCTTGTATCGCTGATCCTGGTTCCAGTTTAGTCCGACGAGCGCGTGTGTTAGGCATTCCCGTAAAAGCTTTTTCAGGTCCCTGTTCTATAACCTTAGCGTTGATGTTGTCTGGACTTCCAGGCCAAGAGTTCTCATTTTTAGGCTATTTACCGCAAAATCCAAAGGATAGGTCCAAATGTATTCGCTCATGTGTTGGTAAACACACAACCCAAATTTGTATAGAAACTCCCTATAGAAATGTTCATACTTTTCAGGCTCTACTTGATACATTGCCTAGTTTTGCTGAATTGTGTGTTGGTATAGACCTTGATGGTGATCACGAATTTATCTCTACGAGATCGGTGGCTTCTTGGCAGCATTCCTCAGATCTCTCTGAAATCCATAAAAAACTTACTAAGGTTCCTACGATTTTCTTATTCTACATTCCTAAGTAAGATTATCTCACAGTTGGGCAGTTTATTCGCTGCCCGTGTTATACAAAACGATCTTTATTTCTAGATTTCTTCGTTTTTATTTTATTTAATAAGCTTTTTATTCTATTTATTTTTATTAATTGATAGATAAACGTTTATAAAGAATTAGAATGAAAAAATTAATAAAATTAAATAAAAATAAATCTGCAGGTTATAAATTTCTTTCTGGTTGGTTTTTCTGGGATAAAAAGAAAGAAGGAAGTACGGAAGAAGTTGTCTCTTCTGATAATACGCCTAGTACTGAGAATAGCATTACGCCTTCTTCTTCATCTACTGGTGAAAATAGTAACCAATCTAATAGTAGTGCGACCTTTTCTAATCCGTCACATACAAATAGTATTGATGTGGACTCTAGAGCATCTATTCCAGAGGGGATGAATACTACGCATTCTGAAAATCCTTTTGAGCACATTACATCTTCAGATTTTAGTGATAAATCTGAAAATCCTAATAAAAATAGTTCATCCGATCATAGCTATGAAGCATCAAATAGCAATGAAAATACTGGAAATACGTCTGTTGAAGGCTCTGAGGAAAATAAAGAGCCAAATCTTTCTGATAGTGGTGTTGCAGTATCAAATGGTGTGGGGACCTCTGGAACTGAAGCTGGAGCCGGTAGTGATGGTGCTACGTCAGAGAGTGGAAGTACAGATGTAAGCACTAGTAATCCTAACTCAGGTGCTTCTGGGAGTGGTGCAGGAGGAGTTACTCCACCATCCGCAGCCAATAATGAGCCAGAGGTTTCCTTAGGTGAGAATAGCAAGTTTACGACTACATGGGATGTATCAGGACAAAGACTTACCAATTTACCACAATCCTCTGCAGATGGAGATATTGTTACTAAAGGTGAGTTGGTAAATTATCTCCCAAAAGGTTCTAAATCTATATCAGGAAAGTTTCTTAAGACATCCGGTGGATTAATGGTTGGTAATATTGACATGAATAACAGCCATACTATTACTGGGTTGCCAGCATCTTTTAATAATGCGTTCATAGGTGGAACAGATGGAGCTTCTGTTGGTTTAGTCAATGAACAAGTAGGGGGGCTTATTGAAAACCTCAACCATGCTATAGACACAATTAATTCGTTTGATGAAGGAGGGAGTAACACGAGGATAAGTGCAATTAGTACAAAGTTGGGCACTCCACAGAAAAACGGTACTAATGATGTAACAATTACCAAACCTAGTGAAGCTCAATTTTTATTGCGTGATGGTACGAATGCAATGAAGGGGGATTTAAGTTTCCAGAAGAAAGAAGGGAATATTATTTCTCCAGATCCAACGGTTACCAATATTCTTATCAATAAGAGCGGGACATCAGGTAGTACTTATGTAGGAACAGATAGTAAACCCTCATCACAAGTAGTTGGAGCAATCACTACTAAAACACCAAACTCTCAATGGCAGCAAGGAGTTGCCGTACAAGACGTTTTACAGACTATAGCTGGTATTAACTCTACTACACAGAATAAATATCCCAATTGGGCGGGCATGACTGTACCTTTTCTTATTTACATGAAACAACCAGGGACAGCACCTAGTAATCCTGCAGCCAAGATAATAAATACAAATAATACTCTATACAAATCAGATGATGCCGATCAATATTTTAGGTTGTCAGATGCGAGTAGAGTACATGCTAATGTAGTTTCTGTTCTTCACAGAGGAATATACTTATTTTCTTATGCTTATAGGAGCGTCATAGATTGTTGGCATTTTGTAATTCAGACGCAAAGGAAAAATTCGTTCATTAAGACAATGTGTTGGGGATCTTATGATTTTGTAGGTAATATGTATATGTGGGCTGAGGGTGGGGGGGCAGCTGTCGATATCGAGATTTTTGTAGATATTGCTGAGCAAACCCCTTATGAAGGGCTATTTGCGATATCTTATCTAGGAGCAGGTTATTAAGAGGCTAAGAAATCTTAGCCTTAAGTTGTCTGAGGTTTTATAGAGATATCTTTTGGTTGTTCATTGTTCTGCCCCTTTAGTGTTTTTATATCTGATGTAGGTAAAAGGGTGATATTCCAAGTTGCAAAGGATAAAGAAGCAATGGGTGTATTCATATTTGTTGGATATGTAACATTATTTTCTAGTTTCGCTTTGTTAAATGTTAGTTGTATTTCAGAATTCGCTTTAATTATAGGGATCTGACAAACAACTGATTGCCCGGAATAGACACCATACAGTTTGAACATCGTATTTTCAGAAGGATTAGTTTGTTTGCTATGAGCAGGTATAGTAGTTGGTTCAGATACAATCACATCAATTTCAAAATCAGGATCGGGTCTTTCTTGTCGGCGCCCAGTATTTGATCCAGC contains:
- a CDS encoding leucyl aminopeptidase translates to MVLFDSQASWSKRVKSDVVVIPFWNLRDRMQCAASIPQEYDALFSVTSDVFSGKKGETELLYSHGQSKERRILLVGLGKNEELTASEVLEIYAKVARVLRKAKCSTVNIVLPTVSELRLPLEDFLMNLSAGILSLNYQYPKYTKNDSAADTVLTRVSVIGIVPKIAERIFQREENIFEGVYLTRDLVNRNADEITPDRLASIALGLSKEFPSIQAKVLKKDAILKEKMGLLAAVSRGASVDPRFIVLSYEGKPKSKDRTVLIGKGVTFDSGGLDLKPGKSMLTMKEDMAGAATVLGIFSALAALELPVNVTGLIPATENSIDAASYKMGDVYVGMSGLSVEIGSTDAEGRLILADAITYALKYCKPTRIIDFATLTGAMVVSLGDDVAGFFSNNDVLAQDLLDSSLETSEALWRMPLVEKYDKALCSDIADMKNIGNNRAGSITAALFLRRFLENKPVAWAHLDIAGTAYREKEEEPFPKYASGFGVRCIIHYIEHFLSK
- the hctB gene encoding histone H1-like DNA-binding protein Hc2; this encodes MLGVQKKSSSKKTATKAVRKPARKAASTRTVKKATARKTVRKTAAKKTVTAKKAVRKPAVRKAAAKKTAVRKTTAKKTVARKAASTRTVKKATARKTVRKTAVKKTATAKKAVRKAVAKKTAVRKTPAKKPAAKKVARKSITRKVASSSAAMACCQKHHKHTAACKRVCASSAKRRSGSKGRVRTAHGWRQQLMKLVAR
- a CDS encoding SAM-dependent methyltransferase; the encoded protein is MTLYIFPNTLGNRKVDILPSAIADVIPKIQGLIVESDRGGRAFLSLWKVPEPHRFPLAVLSKNDRSTKAWDFYLEPIVKKQENWGLISDAGLPCIADPGSSLVRRARVLGIPVKAFSGPCSITLALMLSGLPGQEFSFLGYLPQNPKDRSKCIRSCVGKHTTQICIETPYRNVHTFQALLDTLPSFAELCVGIDLDGDHEFISTRSVASWQHSSDLSEIHKKLTKVPTIFLFYIPK
- a CDS encoding protein kinase family protein, whose protein sequence is MKKLIKLNKNKSAGYKFLSGWFFWDKKKEGSTEEVVSSDNTPSTENSITPSSSSTGENSNQSNSSATFSNPSHTNSIDVDSRASIPEGMNTTHSENPFEHITSSDFSDKSENPNKNSSSDHSYEASNSNENTGNTSVEGSEENKEPNLSDSGVAVSNGVGTSGTEAGAGSDGATSESGSTDVSTSNPNSGASGSGAGGVTPPSAANNEPEVSLGENSKFTTTWDVSGQRLTNLPQSSADGDIVTKGELVNYLPKGSKSISGKFLKTSGGLMVGNIDMNNSHTITGLPASFNNAFIGGTDGASVGLVNEQVGGLIENLNHAIDTINSFDEGGSNTRISAISTKLGTPQKNGTNDVTITKPSEAQFLLRDGTNAMKGDLSFQKKEGNIISPDPTVTNILINKSGTSGSTYVGTDSKPSSQVVGAITTKTPNSQWQQGVAVQDVLQTIAGINSTTQNKYPNWAGMTVPFLIYMKQPGTAPSNPAAKIINTNNTLYKSDDADQYFRLSDASRVHANVVSVLHRGIYLFSYAYRSVIDCWHFVIQTQRKNSFIKTMCWGSYDFVGNMYMWAEGGGAAVDIEIFVDIAEQTPYEGLFAISYLGAGY